From the SAR324 cluster bacterium genome, the window ACGGCAGCCAATACAACGATCCTCATGATAAATGACCGGACCTTCCTGCGTTTTTTCCAGAGCTGTCACAGGACACACCGAAACACATGTGGGTTCCAGACAATGAAAACATTGATGGCGAATGAACACATCATGCCGTTTTTCTACCATCGTCCAGGTGGTGGCCGACAACTTGAGGGCGCCATCTTCTTTGGGTAACTCGTTTATTTCCTTGCATGCCAGCGCACAGGCCTGACAACCGATACATCGGGTTAAGTCGGTGAGGATCGCGTAACTCATAGAGTATCTCCTACCTTAAAAATAAATTGCAAAACGCTTCCCATGTTTTTTCATTCATAGGGACATTGGTTGTGGCTTCCTTGTTTTGAGTAGCGGGATCATTGACAAGCAACTTTTGAAAACGGTCAATTTCCTCCTGATACCAGGAGGTGGCGGCCCCGCCAATTTTTAATGTTTGCAGTTCTTCTGGCAAATTTTGTGGTTCGATTCGACAAATCCAGCCCAATTCATAGGGATTCATGTTGAGGTACTCCAGGTGTTCCGTCAATTCACTGTTGACCAGGGCGACCTGACCACTGATAGGTGCTGTGATTTGGGCGGTTTTGTTACCTTGACGGATAGTAAAGAGCAGATCTCCTTTCTTGAAAAAAGTACCTTCTACAGGTAATTCAAGGCCATCCACTTCCCCAATGATTTTTTGAACAAAATCATCAATTCCCATGCGCACCATCCCATTGAGTTCAATCTGCATCCAGGTATGTTTGGGAGTGATAAACAAGCCTGTAGGAATATTGATTTCATATTTTTGGGAGGAAGCTCCCTGAGATGGCGTTACCAGATGGACTGTCGGTCTTCGTTCGCGCTCAATACGATCCTGTCGCCGAATCAGTGTCTTGTTCACAAAAGCCACCAACTCATCTTCCGTGAATGGTTTTTGTACATAATCCATCGCGCCATGTTTCATGGTTTCCACTGCGGATTCAATGGTGGCGTAACCCGTAATCATAATGACATCCACATCTGGACGGAAGTGCTTGACGGCCTTGGT encodes:
- a CDS encoding response regulator, coding for MAVLVVILMCVLFITADVLVRLLIQKRQNAKLKSERENALYVGLRLEFTDEAKSLKRVEVSNPKAWILAVDDEQIVLDSFRKILVMAGYSIDTVETGQEALGLVQKNNYDFVFTDFKMPDMNGLDVTKAVKHFRPDVDVIMITGYATIESAVETMKHGAMDYVQKPFTEDELVAFVNKTLIRRQDRIERERRPTVHLVTPSQGASSQKYEINIPTGLFITPKHTWMQIELNGMVRMGIDDFVQKIIGEVDGLELPVEGTFFKKGDLLFTIRQGNKTAQITAPISGQVALVNSELTEHLEYLNMNPYELGWICRIEPQNLPEELQTLKIGGAATSWYQEEIDRFQKLLVNDPATQNKEATTNVPMNEKTWEAFCNLFLR